AAAACATTTCAGCGAAAAGGCCTACATCAGCTCTATGGAGCAATGTGAGGCTTTATACAAAGCTTCCATCGCCGACCCGGAGAAATTCTGGGCCGAGCAGGCAAAAAACCTACACTGGTTTTCTCCGTGGCAGCAGGTACTCGACTGGTCGAACCCGCCATTCGCCAAGTGGTTTATCGGCGGCAAGACGAATGTCGCCTACAACTGCATTGACCGGCATCTCTCTTCCTGGAGACGCACCAAGGCCGCCATCATCTGGGAGGGAGAGAATTTCGAGCAGCGCATCCTGACTTACCAGGAGCTGCACCGGCGCGTAGCGAAGCTTGCCAACGCCCTCAAGAAGCTGGGACTGAAGAGCGGCGACCGCAGCATTATCTATATGCCCATGATCCCCGAGGCCGCGATTGCCATGCTGGCTTGTGCGCGGCTGGGGATTACGCATTCCGTGGTCTTTGGCGGGTTCTCGGCGGAGGCGCTGAAGGCACGCATACAAGACCTCTCCGCTTCGCTGGTCATCACTGCCGATGCCGGACTGCGCCGCGGCAAAGAGATTCCGCTCAAACCGAACGTGGATGAAGCCCTGCCAGAGTGCCCGACGGTAAAACACCAGGTCGTGTTCCGTCGGCTGGGAACCAAGGTCGAGATGAAAGCCGGACGCGACCACTGGTGGCATGAGCTCACGGAGGGCGTCAGCGAGCAATGCCCGGCGGAGCCGTTGGACAGCGAGCATCCTCTGTATGTGCTTTACACCTCGGGCACCACTGGCAAACCCAAAGGCGTGGTGCACACCACCGGCGGATATCTGACGCAGGTGCTGGCTACGATGAACTGGGTCTTCGATATCAAGGACGAAGATATTTATTGGTGCACCGCCGACGTGGGATGGGTGACGGGACACTCCTACGTCGTTTATGGCCCGCTGGCGGCGGGAGCCACGACGTTGATGTACGAAGGAGCGCCCGACTGCCCGAAGCCCGATCGCTTTTGGCGCATCATCGAAAAATACCGCGTCAGCATCTTCTATACTTCGCCTACCGCGATCCGGTCGTTTATCCGGCAGGGCGATGACTACCCCAACGCGCACGACCTTTCTTCGCTGCGGCTGCTGGGATCGGTGGGTGAACCCATTAATCCGGCAGCGTGGAAGTGGTATCACCGCGTGATCGGCAAAGAAAAGCTGCCTATCGTTGACACCTGGTGGCAGACGGAAACCGGTGGAATCATGATCTCTCCCATGCCGGGAGCGACGCCGACGAAGCCGGCTTCGGCAACGCGTCCGCTGCCGGGG
This Terriglobales bacterium DNA region includes the following protein-coding sequences:
- the acs gene encoding acetate--CoA ligase, translated to MDQSEIFPPPKHFSEKAYISSMEQCEALYKASIADPEKFWAEQAKNLHWFSPWQQVLDWSNPPFAKWFIGGKTNVAYNCIDRHLSSWRRTKAAIIWEGENFEQRILTYQELHRRVAKLANALKKLGLKSGDRSIIYMPMIPEAAIAMLACARLGITHSVVFGGFSAEALKARIQDLSASLVITADAGLRRGKEIPLKPNVDEALPECPTVKHQVVFRRLGTKVEMKAGRDHWWHELTEGVSEQCPAEPLDSEHPLYVLYTSGTTGKPKGVVHTTGGYLTQVLATMNWVFDIKDEDIYWCTADVGWVTGHSYVVYGPLAAGATTLMYEGAPDCPKPDRFWRIIEKYRVSIFYTSPTAIRSFIRQGDDYPNAHDLSSLRLLGSVGEPINPAAWKWYHRVIGKEKLPIVDTWWQTETGGIMISPMPGATPTKPASATRPLPGAAPDILDENGNSIPVGKGYLVLTRPWPAMLRTLHGDPERFKQNYWSRFPGKYFTGDTATRDEDGYIWILGRNDDVIKVSGHRLSSMEVESALVRHKDVAEAAVIGAPHEIKGEGIHCFVTLKATVKETPALADELKEWVAKEIGSISRPEKILFVAGLPKTRSGKIMRRLLREVVSTDKVVGDTSTLEDYNVILKLTQQGKEEDEILAEKK